A stretch of Eleutherodactylus coqui strain aEleCoq1 chromosome 9, aEleCoq1.hap1, whole genome shotgun sequence DNA encodes these proteins:
- the LOC136578293 gene encoding fucolectin-6-like: MYLLTSLLLLGSLALTQAQSSRCSPRPGDYDLALNGVASQISNLQLPTMGYARNAIDGIKDTTYRDGSCTHTTQILNPWWQVDLQESYRISKIIITNRQDCCAERLLGAEVRIGNHPNNRNPVCGTVTRLDSATLAFCCNGMVGRYVSVVIPGQVQYLTLCEVEVYGRR; the protein is encoded by the exons ATGTATCTTCTGACGTCTCTGCTTCTGCTCGGATCTCTGGCTCTGACTCAGGCTCAGAGTTCTAGATGTAGTCCTCGTCCTGGAG ATTATGATCTAGCGCTGAATGGTGTAGCCTCTCAGATAAGTAACCTGCAGCTTCCCACAATGGGATACGCACGAAATGCCATAGATGGTATCAAAGACACAACTTACCGTGATGGATCCTGTACTCACACCACTCAGATACTGAACCCCTGGTGGCAGGTCGACCTTCAAGAGTCCTACAGGATCTCAAAGATCATCATAACAAACAGGCAGGACTGCTGTGCGGAGCGACTGCTGGGAGCCGAGGTCCGGATCGGGAACCACCCCAACAACCGAAACCCAGT GTGCGGCACAGTCACCCGTCTTGATTCTGCCACCTTGGCATTCTGCTGTAATGGGATGGTAGGTCGCTACGTCAGCGTGGTGATCCCAGGACAAGTGCAGTACCTGACGCTGTGCGAGGTCGAGGTTTATGGGCGTCGTTAG
- the LOC136578286 gene encoding fucolectin-4-like — protein MCPSGSLVEPLTSAISTPPASQRGPCVLVAVGCYTYTETRYNEHLCPSSSSRMDLLISLLLLGSLGLTQAQTLGCSPHSGVNNLALKGVATQISDLQLPTMGYAQYAIDGVKDTTYKDGSCTHTTQTSNPWWQVDLKKYHSVSKVILTNRLDCCSTRLLGAQVRIGNSPDNNNPVCGTVTSLASAILPFCCNGMVGQYISVVIPGRSEYLTLCEVEVYGDPVKGCY, from the exons atgtgtccctctgggagtttggtagagccactgacaagtgccatctctaccccgccagcttctcagcgtgggccttgtgtcttggttgctgtgggatgttacACTTATACAGAGACACGCTACAATGAGCATTTGtgtccctcttcttcctccaggATGGATCTTCTGATATCTCTGCTTCTGCTTGGATCTCTGGGTCTGACTCAGGCTCAAACCCTGGGATGTAGTCCTCATTCTGGAG TCAACAATCTAGCGCTGAAAGGTGTCGCCACCCAGATAAGTGACTTGCAGCTTCCGACAATGGGATACGCACAATATGCCATAGATGGTGTCAAAGACACAACTTACAAGGATGGATCCTGTACTCACACCACTCAGACATCAAACCCCTGGTGGCAGGTGGACCTCAAGAAGTACCACAGTGTATCAAAGGTTATCCTAACAAACAGGCTGGACTGCTGTTCGACAAGACTGCTGGGAGCCCAGGTCCGAATCGGGAACTCCCCTGACAACAACAACCCAGT GTGCGGCACAGTCACCAGTCTTGCATCTGCTATCTTGCCATTCTGCTGTAATGGGATGGTAGGTCAGTACATCAGCGTGGTGATCCCAGGACGCTCAGAGTACCTGACGCTGTGTGAGGTTGAAGTTTATGGGGACCCAGTCAAGGGCTGCTATTAG